The sequence AAATCAAAGTAGCGTTAATTTGGTGAACTAGTGACACTCGGTTCTCATCCTACATCACATTGTTAAAATATTGCATGTTCCCTGCCAATGGTTTCATCCAACTGCATCATCAAATGCTCATATGAGAGCATATATGCTATTGCTATTGAGGACAACCACTAAATGACTGTATGCTTAGCAAGCAAACATTGCCAATACTGCTTTGATCCTTAAGTTCCAATTCAAGATAGACATCTATGCCAATTAATCTGACACACATTGTACTTAAACTTATTGGTCTTGTTGTTTTGCTGTAATTGTTTTGTTTCACCTAAGTACTTGATTCTTCTTTTGCAGAAACCTGGTGGAATTATTGCCCTTCTGGATGAAGCTTGGTATGGATGTTTGATGATATTCCCTTTTTTAGTTGCCATTTTGCAATTGTATAGGACTCTAATCTATCTAATTAACTTTTGACCGTCTACATTTGCAATTGTGTTACAGTATGTTGCCGAGATCGACACATGAAACATTTGCTCAGAAATTGTATCAAACTTACAAAAATCACAAGCGCTTTGCTAAGCCAAAATTATCTCGGTCAGACTTCACCATATGCCATTACGCTGGAGATGTATGTATGGATTGTTTTGCATTTTTTTACAGCATTCACTGTACCAACCCTGATATGAAAGCATGGTTTTGTGTAGGTCACCTATCAAACGGAATTATTTCTGGACAAGAACAAAGATTATGTTGTTGCTGAGCATCAGGCTTTGTTGAGTGCTTCAAAATGTGCATTTGTTTCAGGCCTTTTCCCTTTTCTATCTGAGGATTCCTCAAAATCTTCAAAGTTTTCATCCATTGGTTCTAGGTTCAAGGTGAATAAATGGCCTCCTCTCAGTGCTTCAATGTGATTTCAGTTGAGATAAAGTCTTAATATTTTTGTTGCTCATGTGCAGCAACAATTGCAATCTCTGTTGGAAACTCTGAGTGCAACTGAGCCACACTACATCCGCTGTGTAAAACCCAATAATTTGTTGAAGCCTGCAATTTTTGAGAACCAGAacgttcttcagcaactcagatgTGGAGTAAGATTTTCTATTAGTATTTTATTTTGGCTTGCAGGTTAGTATTTACATTGTTGGGGGTACTATTATTGGCTTGCCTCAGGGAGTTATGGAGGCGATTAGGATCAGTTGTGCTGGATATCCGACCAGAAGAACATTCTATGAATTTATAGACCGTTTTGGTATTCTTGCGCCTGATGTTTTGAGTGGAAGGTGAATCACAAGTGCATATCTTACTGTGCTCTTAATTTTTATTTGGAGAGGCCTAAATGTTGTTCTGGTTTGTTGCGACTGTTGTAGTTCTGATGAGGTCAGTGCTGTAAGGAGGTTGTTGGACAAGATAGATCTTCAAGGTTACCAGGTAATGGATGTTAATTTAAAAAAATCTAAATTCATCTGTAAATTATATAAAAAAACTCGGCTGGGGAGGGAATGACCTTCCTCCCGGTATTAtactaagaagagaccgaaacaatggtcccggccgagaaaatcccTAACGGGCCAGCATCAACCATCCACTCTGCAATGGTCCAACCGGAGGGTGACGCACAGGACATCGTAACCTAAGAGCGGATGGGGCacgaggggattttttaaccaagccagaaAATTCGCCCTCGAGGGGAATTGAACCCGAGACTTGGTtgtgctactcggaagcctttAACCAttaggctagaggccctttcgcatcTGTAAATTATATAGGTTGTTTCAGCACTGTTGATATGTGGCTTTTGTTACTTTATAATTATACCTTTTAGTCTTGTCAATGATTACAAAGGTAATTCATCTAACTATTATGTAGTGTGTCTGAAGTCTGAACTTCAAAAGTACTCCATCCCATAGAGTGTCATTCTCACTTCTCGATAAGTCAAACATTTTCAACTTTGACTAAATATTGAAATATATAAGGAAATATTAATATTTATGGTGCATAATTAGTACCATTAGATGAATTGTTGAATAAATTTTCATAATAAACTTATTTCAAATGCTGTTTGCTGATTGTGGAACAGCACCATTTGAAGTATCTTTTATCGAACACGCATGAGAGCTGCACATCTTTTATATTAGAGAGAAAAAGAAGGGGAAAGAAACCCCATACAAGAGAACCTGAAAATACCACCCATAAACTTTTTTTTCTCAAACACACTGGAGTGGTGCACATTTTTCTATTAAATagaaaaaggagagggaaagagacCCCTTACAGGACATTCTATATACCTTCACTAGGAGATAAAAGACCCTATAGAAATTACCACCCACGAACCTTTACATATGATAATATACATGCTAGAATCGTGAATCTATGTGCAAGAAGGATACACGCTCTCCCATATATCTACTTGTGTAGGCTGTAGGGTGAACATTGAAGATATTTAAAATATAATTACCTATGAGTGAGCCTTTTTTTCCCAtgcaagttggggtaggctagtgATGGATCTCATCGAGAACCACAAATTTTGATAGAAAACATGTGAAATTAAAATATTAATAGCAATTAGATCGTCCCTtcagcgaaagggcctctagcataatggttaaggcttccgagtagcacctccaggtcTGGGTTCGATCCCCCTCGAGGGCGAATTTTctagcttggttaaaaaaattccCTCGTTGTGGCCCGCCCGCTCACGGGTTACGTCCTGCGTGCCACCCTCCggctgggccgttgcagagtgggcggtgacggcccgctagtgatgggggGGGGCAGGGTTCGGGGATTCTCTCGGTCGGGACCATGTTTcgatttcttcttaatataataccggaagTGCGGTCTTTCCCTACCCAGCTGAGCTTGGTCGGGACTATGTTTCGATCTCTTCTTAATGTAATACCGGAAGTGCGGTCTTTCTCTACGCGGCCGAGTTTTTTTAGACCGTCCCTTCAGACTGAACCTTATATTTTAGTGCCTAGTGTTATGTTATCTTTTCAGCCATACAATGAAGAACTCTTTGATGAATGTACTAACTACTAAGCTGTATGTCTTTTGCAAATATGATAATCTAGATTGGCAAGACAAAAGTATTCCTTCGTGCTGGTCAGATGGCTGAACTTGATGCTCGTAGAAATGAAGTGCTAGGGCGTTCAGCTAGCATGATTCAGAGGAAAGTGCGTTCATTCTTGGCACAGAAGAATTTCATTGCATTGCGAAGATCAGCTTTACAAATCCAGACAGTTTGTCGCGGTGAGCTTATTTTGTTCTCCTATTTGTTATATTAACCAGTCTATTTATCACAACCTTTTTTTTCATGAAGCTCCTTTGATGTGACTTTGCTTAACTCTTTATAGGTGAACTTGCAAGAAGAGTTTATCACAACCTCCAGAGAGAAGCTGCTTCACTCAAGATCCAGACTTTGTACCGTATGTATACTGCCAGAAAAGCGTACAACGAACTTTCTGCTTCAGCAGTTACCATTCAATCAGGATTGCGCGGCATGTGCGCGCGTAAAGAGCTCCACTTCAGAAGACAAACAAGAGCTGCAATCATCATCCAGGTAATATTACATAGAAACCAATCATGCTAACGGCAACAAGCAATGAACTACTATAAGGAAATAACAGTTATGACAAATTTATGCCCCGGCCTATTCTGGATATAATGACCACTCTGCCACTCTGAAACATACAATGTTAACTTTACTGGTTGAATATCTAAGACAGCACTTCTAAGTTTTCACATGATGAGTGGCTGGATCTTTTACCTGTGTAGAGAGCTAGAGAAGCCATTGAAATTTGTGAAAGTTGGTTTTATTAATATTGTCTCTATACAATTAGAAATAGAACGAAATTTGTTTATGAGAAAATATTCATTTAGTGCATCTATGACGTCGTTAAACGTTTTAACGAAGACATTTAATTGACAAACATGCTTCCATTCTCGTTTTAATGTGTACCTAGTACCTACCATGATATCGACCCGCTACACACTTACCCTTTCTATATAATTGGATTGTGCCACACTTTCTTTCAAACATGGTACATGTCTTGATGAAGTAGCATATACACTGTATAGGTGATGATCCTTGTTATCTCCTGTCAACAGTTAAGGTCAAATGTTCCTGACCTTTGTGTATATTCATATTTCTATTCCAGAGTCGCTGCCGTCAATTCTTGGCGAGATTGCATTATTCAAGAACAAAGAAAGCTGCAATTACTACACAGTGTGCGTGGAGAGGGAAGGCTGCTAGAAAGGAGCTCCGCAAGCTCAAAATGGTAAGGTCAAGCACAGTGGGTGGCAGGCAATTTTGTTCTACCAATGTTATTTCTGTGGCATATACATATTTCTCATCTCAACTCAACTGTTTTCTTGTTCATATTACTGTTTATTAGGCTGCCCGGGAAACTGGTGCATTGCAAGCTGCCAAAAATAAACTTGAGAAACAAGTTGAGGAGCTCACGTGGCGGCTACAGTTGGAGAAGCGCATGCGAGTGAGTTTTATACAGTAAAGTTTACAATTCTCACCAGGTGCATGCTATCCCAAGCATTGTTGTCACTGAGATCGCACCTTGTGGTCTTACATGCTCCATTCCCTCCTTCTAGTTCTAGTACATGAGGGGTTACTTGTTAAGTCTTCTTTGATGATGTGCTTGAAAAGGCTGTTGGTCATACCATTTTCTGTTGAAATGTATAAGTGGGTTGTCTACCTTCTTCCGatagcttaagcttttgggttgaactggttagtgtGTTCACTCTAACATGGACCAAGAGCTGGTTAGTGTGTTCACTCTAACATGGTACCAGAGCCAAAGTTTTTTTAGTATGAATCCTGACAGAGGCTTTATTTGTGCCTCTGCCCCCTTCATTTTCACGTTTGTGCCTTTCTCTCTGGCTGTATGTGAATGAGGGTGTTGAAGTGTTATAAGTAGATTGCCTACCTTCTCTTAatagcttaagcttttgggttgaacttaTTAGTGCGTCCACTTAACATTTTCTATAATCGTTGCATAATTTCTGTGATAATAACCAAACTTATTTGAAATTAGAGGGTTGTCTTATCCTCTTAACAGTAAAATGTGTAGATTTGTAAATTTACTTATATAGAATACATGATGTATGTATTCTTGTTTTCTGCAGGCTGATCTCGAGGAAACTAAATCACAAGAAAATGCAAAGTTGCAAGCTGCATTGCAGGAGGTGCAACAACAGTACAAAGAAACAAAAGAAATACTAGTACAGGAGAGGGAAGCAGCCAAAAAGGCTGCAGAGATAGCTCCAGTTATTAAAGAGGTCCCTGTTATAGATACAGAGCTAATGAATaagcttagagatgaaaatgacaaACTGAAGGTGAGACCCGAACATGCTTTTATATTTTCTAGGAGACACCATTTCCTTTTCAGTTCTGTTAGTTTTTGTCCATGCTTATGTTTATGTCACCTTTTCTGTCCATGCTTATGTTTATGTCACTTTTTCTGCCATGCTACAGACTATGGTCAGTTCGCTTGAAAAGAAGATCGATGATACTGAAAAGAAATATCAAGAAACAAGCAAAATCAGTGAGGATAGGCTCAAACAGGCAATGGATGCTGAGACTAAAATCGTTGACTTGAACATGGCAATGCTAAGGTTTTCTATTTTCCTAATCACTGCAAGATACATTTGACATTTTCTGCTTTTAACTATGTTTTAGGTTACACTTTGTTTACTTGCATTCTTTCGCTGAAAACTGGACATGTTTCTTTTATCTGCTTCAGGCTTCAAGAGAAAATATCCACCATGGAATCTGAGGAGAAAGTGCAAAGACAAGCGCTTCTAAGCACGCCAGTCAAGAGCATGTCTGAACATTTGTCAATTCCAATTGCTCCAAAGGCACATGTAATGTATTGATTGGAAAATGATGGTTTTTACTATTgaatttctttttttttctttactCAATTCTTCTGTTTTCTTTTTTACTCAGCATTTGGAGAACGGCTTTCATGAGGTTGAAGGACTTAAGGTTTGAAGTTTTTCCATCTTAGTATCTACCTTTTGTCTCTGAACTTTCATTTATGCTCATAATTTTtgttctcaattataacttttCAGGAACCCCAAAGTGCACCTCCTGCTATTAAGGAATATGGGAACGGTGATCCTAAGAtgaaaaaatctattgttgacagACAACTTGTATGTCACCAAAATTTTATGTTTAAATTGCTTGGGTAAACATGGTTGTCTGAAAGTTATCTTTTTTGTAGGAAAACGTGGATGCACTCATTGAGTGTGTAGGGACAAACCTTGGATACTGTGCAGGGAAGCCAGTTGCTGCTATTACCATATACAAATGTCTTCTTCATTGGAAATCATTCGAGGCAGATAAGACTAGTGTTTTTGACCGTCTCATTCAGTTAATAGGATCTGCTATCGAGGTAATCTGGCACTGGAGATTTTAGTCATGACACTGAAACTTGAAAGTACCAAAATTGACCATTAAGAAAATAAACAAGCCATCCTTTTGCCCTTTCCGCCTTTGTTGATGAAGATAAGATTTACTCTCCGCATGGAACAATGCAGATGTGTGAAAAATGGGCATATTATAATGTAGAGATATTTTTTTCCCACACCGGTAAAAAACTAATTTTCGTTACGGTAGTAACGAATTTACAGAGTTCAAAACATAACATTCAGACCAAATGAAGCAAAGCTGATCACCCTGATACTGAACACCCAGGGAACAGTCATCAGGGGATAAATTATACTGTAGATATTTAAATCACCTATATTGTTTCTCCAACCTAACACATTCATGTTACTGAAGAGATAAGCCATGACACGCTTAAACTGTTGGTAAGCATGTTTGTTTTTAAATTTAGGCTGCTGCTATTTTTTTATGATTTTGGAAGCCAGTCACAGTGCTTTTGAGTTTTACAAGTGGCAAGTTTATTTTTCTGTTCTTTCTGCGACACTCACTTTGTCCAGTGTTTGATGCAGAACGAGGATGACAATGACAACCTTGCTTACTGGCTCTCCAATACATCTAGCTTATTGTTCCTACTGCAGAGAAGTCTCAAGGCTGCTGGTGCTCCTGGTAGCGTTTCACGAAAGAAACCTCCTCAACCAACATCATTATTTGGAAGAATGGCCCAAGTACGCTACTGACCTTTGGCACTTGAAAACTGAATTAATGAGTTGGAGAATATGACGTAACATAAATCCATTTGTCTAGGGCTTGCGTTCTGCATCTTTTGCCAACATGCATGTTGAAGCGACAGATGTTGTGCGCCAAGTTGAGGCCAAATATCCTGCCTTGCTTTTCAAGCAGCAGCTAACTGCttatgtggagaagatatatggaATCGTCCGAGACAATATTAAAAAGGAATTATCATCTTTGATTTCGCTATGTATCCAGGTAGCATATCTTATCTGTAGTTTCTTTACTGCTTGTTGACAAATTCATATTTAACATTTGGTTCTAAACATGTGACTCAAAAAGACTTATAGTTTATGATAAACTGTTTATCACCTTTGATTTCTTTTAATCACAAGGCTCCAAGAACAATGAAAGCTAGCATGCTGCGAGTTTCTGGACGATTATCCAGTCAATCTCAGAGTCAGAGCAACCACTGGCAGAAAATCATTGAGAGCTTGGATAAGCTCTTGAAGATACTGCAAGATAACCATGTATGTGTCTCATTGTTTCCATATGATTCACTTGTGCTGATCTGCTGGATGTCTGTTCACCGTTGCCTTGTTAATCCTCAGGTGCCTCCGGTTTTAGCTCAGAAAATATTTACCCAGATATTTTCATACATTAATGTCCAGCTATTCAACAGGTGCACTTATTTTTCAGTGTCTTGACTTTCATGTTTGTGGAAACTAGCATGGTCAATGGTCGTGGTTTTGTTCTGCAGTCTATTGCTTCGTCGTGAGTGTTGCTCCTTCAGCAACGGAGAGTATGTTAAGGCTGGTCTAGCTGAGTTGGAGCTGTGGTGTGCAAAGGCAACAACTGAGGTGATCCACTTTCTGCGGTAGCttgctttattttattttattgatTAGCACTGAAGTTTTGTGGTTACAGTATGCAGCATCTTCATGGGATGAGCTCAAGCATATCAGGCAGGCTGTTGGATTTTTGGTATGACCAGTTCTACCAAATTATGCATTCTAATATATTCACGCTGAGACTCTAGATACAGTTATGAGATCAATTGAGTTTTATATTCATAGTTTGGACAGGAGACGAACACAACAATTTCTGTAGTTTGATCTTGAGTTTAAACTGTTGTTCCCTTTTTTAGAGGCAGACTCATGTATTGTTGATATTTTTTCAGGTTATATTCCAGAAGTTCAGAATATCTTATGATGAGATAGTCAATGACCTATGTCCGGTAAAATCTTAGTTCTCAAGGATACATTTAATGTCGAATCTCTCGTATTGCTCTCTCTCTACTTTGTTTCACTAGCAGAGTATAGAGGCATCTTTTTCTAATACATGTCCTATTGTTTATGCTTTCAGATCTTGAGTGTTCAACAACTGTACAGAATATGTACACAATACTGGGATGACAAGTATAATACCCAAAGTGTTTCATCAGACGTGAGTTCCTTTTTATGAAGAGCTTCACCATGATATATGCAATCTTATTTCTTGTCGTAGTTCTATTTGATGGGTTGAAAAGTATAAAACTTCAAATTTTCTAGCTGTATGGAATTGCTATATGCTGAAACTCACTGCTCAACAGTCAACAGTAGAGATGTGATTTCTTTTTTGTTAAAAAGTAGTAGCGCTGGCTGCCTATGCTGGATTTTTTTTACACGGAATGGGGAAATAAAAGTAACTGGGCCATCTATTGTTTCAGGTTCTTAGTAACATGCGGGTGCTAATGACAGAGGATTCTAACAGTGATGAAAGCGGTTCGTTCTTGTTAGATGATAATTCGAGGTAACATTAAGTAAAGTTTTATTAAACTGTGGGATTGTTATATTGCTTTGATGATTATGGTCAAGATGACAATCTCGGTCTTTATGCAGCATCCCGTTCTCCGTGGATGATATCACCAACTCAATGCAGGAGAAGGACTTCACGGATATCAAACCGGCTGATGAGCTACTCGAGAACCCTGCCTTCCAGTTTTTACAGGATTAGCGCTAGTGAAGTCCTCGAGCATTTTATGCTGCTAGATATCTTGTCAGATCATTTATTGATTTGTTGTATATTTTTTGGATCCTTTCTACCACATGTGCCTTTTTTTAGTTATCTTATCCTTTTGAGCTAGCTTTTGTAAAAATTCATATAGGTATTTGTTAGGGTTGGGATGGGATTCCGCCCTTACAGTTAGAAAAGGCCTTATCTTTTAAAGCGGGGCAAATGATTCTTTGTAGGGCAACATGAAATCAATCTTTTTACCCAAGGGTGTGGTGAGAAGGGGTAGATGCAATGTTTGTAGCCTCCCAGTTATAGATTGTGTAAATTATATACTGTAAATCAACAGTGCAATGGAAAAGAAAGGAAAGCTATATAGCAAGTGCAGTTATGTTGTCATCTTTTGTCTTGTGCTGAACAATTCGATCTTAGGGTTTATGTAATCATGTGTAGCTTTTGTTCATGCAATGACGCAACAGAGGCAATCCTCGATGATCAGAGAGGCAGAGACCACGATGGTGACTTCCTGGCTGCTTCTAGGCACGGACACCATAGGACCACTGATCTAGAACTTGCAGAGGCAACCGCTCTCGGATTACCTGTTCGTTTCGTCTCAAAAATTGAATTTAAGGCTGTCTCTAGCATCGTCGTAATGCAAAACATTGTTCTATACTGTAGGTAACATTATTTATAGAGTAGAATTTAAAATAGAAGGTGAGATAAGATAATGAGATAGAAGGCTGTTGGATATAGCCtaacaaggtgataattgcatctGATTGTTTTTCTTTGATGCAAAAGCTCCAATCAAATAGAAGGAACCGCTCTCTGGTGGCTTCCACCATCCGTAGCATCAAGCAAGTGAAGAATTAATGTATCGTTTTCGACTTTATTCATGTCAGTAGTATTATAGATGTGTTGATATAGGATAGGGTTTGTTGATGCAAGGATTTTGTTGGTTTTAGTAATTGAATAGTAACTTAGGTAAACTAATATGTGTTTAGGTTGGGATGAATAGACGATTAAGGTTTTGTGGAAGCACTCGCGTAACTGCTCAAGGCTGTGGCGGTGGAGGAAGATGCTCACGTATGTTGCAGCGGCGGTGGAAGCTTTTGAGAGTTGGTTTGCGAAACCCTAATAGCTACAAGCGGTTTTCATTATAACCCACGAAGGAATGTGAAGTGTCACGCGAATCTAAAGCTAGAAGTTGGGGCTGAAAGCTGAAGCGATATGCAAAATCTAAAATACCAGTCCAATGGGTTTTATCGAATTGTGAACATTAGAAGGCCGAGTCATAGACTCAGGGACTACATTCCGATAAAGGTAACTCGGTTACCATGGAGGACAACTTGGAGCATCTACTCCTAAGTATTAACAAGCGAGAATCGATGATCATAGTACGACTTGATGGCTACTATTAAGGATATATAATATTGGCGGTAGCTCAGACGTTCCAACAAAGAAGACGTTAAACATACAAACTTGGACTCGGTCGAGGGACTTGGACACCAGGAGTAGTAATTGCAGCATGTAAGGGAAGACTAAGATTTATGATAAGCGTGATATCTTTTTAAAAGTAGCATATCCCTATTTACAAGGAAATTCACATGCAAAGATAGAGATAAGTCTCCTTGCTTTTAGGTGGGGATCGGCTAGACTGATCTCCATCCTTCTTATCTAGCTAATAGCTGGATAGGCTTTCTATAACAAACCTGTCGGGTGTCATAATTATGGATATCCGGATTATGTCCCTAAGCATACTTAACACCTAATTAATAAAAAATCATAAGACACGTCCCCGCGGTCAGGCAGGGTTGAATCACGATTCGTCTGAGACCCCGCTCGACAGTCGCTCGAAACTCCGTCTTGCCCAAGCCCTTCCTCGGACAAAGGCAACGCTCGGGTGAAATCCTCGTCTTGCCCATGGAATGGCTGTTTCCACCTCGCCCGTCTCGGACAGGAGGACTACCCTGAGCCCAGCTTCAGTCAGGTCACAGACGtgcgcatttaatgcatcgtTTCAGATATATACCTCATGTGACGTCGTAGAGCGATGGAACCGCGGCCCCATCCACTTTCACCAACTACGATGACGCACGCCTAAGAATAATGACCACTGCTCCCCCACTCTGGTCACTGTTCCCGAACAACTCCGGATGGGACATGCACACGTATGAGCACCGCATCACCCTCGTCAGAGAATTTTACCTCGCCCTTGCTCGGCTTCGGCTAATAGCCTTGGCAACAACTCTCCGTGAATCTCACAGGAGGCCACTACTGCAAATATATTAACCCCTCCTTGCACGAATGCATGCCTCGAGGCAGGCTCGACCAAGGTCTCGGGATGGACCTCCATCTCCTAGATAACATCGACGAAAGGACGCCACCAACTCCTCCACGAAGAATGCTGACAACAGGATGGCTACAGAAAGTTGCAGGGCCAATGTCAAGTCTGCTTTACGCCATGCGGAGCGAATTACCATGTGCTTTTCACCATACTTATCATTGtttctgtaaggaaaatggaccccgggccatttggctaagtgattttagtgtttgatgatcaacataaccttgtggactaataagtttgctagtgtttgtatttatagttcacaggatgcgaagaggaatggactaaggcactgaggatgcaacacctcaaaagaagacctaaaagatgtgtaaaagtccaagactcaagaacaaaagtgaaagtcgcctagagggggagtgaataggcgaGACCTAAAAAATATAAACTTTGACCACACACTTCACCCGtgattagggttagaaataaataatgttGAATTCGGAGTGcagaagatagttcttcttgctatgagttgctcaaccaatgcggataacttttggagctaactcaaaataatatgagcaagagaactttagagagacaggagagggaagaaacaaattgaGTGATGAGGATCACAACAAataaacacggtgatttgtttccagaggttcggttccaaggaacctactccccgttgaggaggccacagagGCCGGATCTAttctaaccctttccctctctcaaccggCCACTTAgatcggtcgagtgcttcttcttgatcacacgggtcactaagaccccgcaaggatcaccacacaattaggtgtctcttgctagctttacaaagcacttagaaagattagagtgagaagaaggcaatccaagcaacaagagcaacaaaagaaacacgaatcaccctctctcaagtcactaagcacttgatttgattttggagcttggagaggatttgatcctttGATTGTATCTTGGGGTGTATGTCTTTGCTCTACTATTGAATGAGAAGGTTGGaaggcttggatggcttgaatggaggtggttggggggtatttataacctctaaccacttcctagccgttggctgactttgctgtcgatgggcacaccgaacagttcggtggtgcaccggatatggcactgttcactgtctggtgcgtgccacatcagccgaccgttggggtttggagttgttgaccgttgaagtcatttgtcctcttgcggcaccggacagtacaATGTGTTCTGACTTTGCAGACTCGCTCTGACTTCTGACAGTCAGACTGTACTGCAGTCGATCATTGGTGAAGTTGACCTTTGctctgttggctcaccagacagtccggtgctacaccggaaagTATGGTGAATTTTAGTAGAGAGGCTCTGAGAaaccccgagagcggccagttcgtgaGGTGCTTTGGCctaggcaccggacaatgtctggtgcgccacagaCTGCGCCAAATCTTatatgctccaaactttgtagaattcCCCAAATCAATTTGTTGCCTGTTAattgtgaactttatgcacctgataaAAACATTCACTAGGcaagctagttagtccatatggtttgtgattgacgtcaaacaccaaaatctattataggaaatggtgaggccatttcccttttaaAAAGAAGTCCAAAAGAAACAATGAAGAAATAcatgaagtgggcagtcagccagcgctctagtggcgcacctgacagtgaacagtacctgtccgatgtgcacccgaTTGTTCGGTGTGGCACCGGGCAACCTGCGCAAAGAGCCCGCAACCAGGGACTCTTGGGACTGTAG is a genomic window of Zea mays cultivar B73 chromosome 5, Zm-B73-REFERENCE-NAM-5.0, whole genome shotgun sequence containing:
- the LOC100126801 gene encoding Myosin-6; this encodes MAAQASIAAGSQVWVEDPGVAWIDGEVVKVNGDTVTVRCSNDKTVTVKASNVHAKDPEEAPCGVDDMTKLAYLHEPGVLQNLKARYDMNEIYTYTGNILIAVNPFRRLPHLYDTQMMQQYKGAEFGELSPHPFAVADVAYRLMRNEGISQSILVSGESGAGKTESTKMIMRYLAYMGGKAASEGRTVEKQVLQSNPVLEAFGNAKTVRNNNSSRFGKFVEIQFDQKGKISGAAVRTYLLERSRVCQISDPERNYHCFYMICAAPPEERERYKLGDPSTFHYLNQSNCIKLEGLDESKEYLETRKAMDIIGISSEEQEAIFRVVAAILHLGNVEFAEGDDGDSSKPKDEKSLSHLRTAAELFMCDEKALKDSLCQRIIVTRDENIVKTLDPEAAKGSRDALAKTVYSRLFDWLVNKINNSIGQDPNSKCLIGVLDIYGFESFKTNSFEQFCINLTNEKLQQHFNQHVFKMEQEEYTKEEINWSYIEFIDNQDVLDLIEKKPGGIIALLDEACMLPRSTHETFAQKLYQTYKNHKRFAKPKLSRSDFTICHYAGDVTYQTELFLDKNKDYVVAEHQALLSASKCAFVSGLFPFLSEDSSKSSKFSSIGSRFKQQLQSLLETLSATEPHYIRCVKPNNLLKPAIFENQNVLQQLRCGGVMEAIRISCAGYPTRRTFYEFIDRFGILAPDVLSGSSDEVSAVRRLLDKIDLQGYQIGKTKVFLRAGQMAELDARRNEVLGRSASMIQRKVRSFLAQKNFIALRRSALQIQTVCRGELARRVYHNLQREAASLKIQTLYRMYTARKAYNELSASAVTIQSGLRGMCARKELHFRRQTRAAIIIQSRCRQFLARLHYSRTKKAAITTQCAWRGKAARKELRKLKMAARETGALQAAKNKLEKQVEELTWRLQLEKRMRADLEETKSQENAKLQAALQEVQQQYKETKEILVQEREAAKKAAEIAPVIKEVPVIDTELMNKLRDENDKLKTMVSSLEKKIDDTEKKYQETSKISEDRLKQAMDAETKIVDLNMAMLRLQEKISTMESEEKVQRQALLSTPVKSMSEHLSIPIAPKAHHLENGFHEVEGLKEPQSAPPAIKEYGNGDPKMKKSIVDRQLENVDALIECVGTNLGYCAGKPVAAITIYKCLLHWKSFEADKTSVFDRLIQLIGSAIENEDDNDNLAYWLSNTSSLLFLLQRSLKAAGAPGSVSRKKPPQPTSLFGRMAQGLRSASFANMHVEATDVVRQVEAKYPALLFKQQLTAYVEKIYGIVRDNIKKELSSLISLCIQAPRTMKASMLRVSGRLSSQSQSQSNHWQKIIESLDKLLKILQDNHVPPVLAQKIFTQIFSYINVQLFNSLLLRRECCSFSNGEYVKAGLAELELWCAKATTEYAASSWDELKHIRQAVGFLVIFQKFRISYDEIVNDLCPILSVQQLYRICTQYWDDKYNTQSVSSDVLSNMRVLMTEDSNSDESGSFLLDDNSSIPFSVDDITNSMQEKDFTDIKPADELLENPAFQFLQD